Proteins encoded together in one Chryseobacterium sp. G0201 window:
- a CDS encoding EamA family transporter encodes MKKKNILKGVLFVGIGASIYGMLATFVKMAYHDGYTTSEVTTSQFVLGLVGLLILNCIQTITSKQKLPTPSGKEIKMLMLAGTSLGCTSLFYYIAVQYIAVSIAIVLLMQSVWFSVVVESFLTKKLPNARKIVSVIIVLLGTVLATNLINMEIELDWHGIFWGLLAAASYTLTMFTSNTLATHLPVLRKSIVMLTGGSIVIFAFLFFAQIGPMYSDGLKSFYLNFTENTQHIHSFNYSILWTYGFVLALFGTVIPPILFNIGFPNAGLGLGSIVSSLELPVSVTMAFVLLGEKVELIQWLGIILILFAIVLMNLPSKKELKVVEVS; translated from the coding sequence ATGAAGAAGAAAAATATACTAAAAGGAGTTTTATTTGTCGGGATTGGAGCCAGTATATATGGTATGTTAGCAACATTTGTTAAAATGGCTTATCATGACGGATATACAACTTCGGAAGTTACAACGTCGCAGTTTGTATTGGGATTGGTGGGATTGTTGATTTTGAATTGTATCCAAACAATAACATCCAAACAAAAACTACCAACACCAAGTGGGAAAGAAATAAAAATGCTGATGTTGGCTGGTACTTCTTTAGGTTGTACAAGTTTGTTTTACTATATCGCGGTTCAGTACATCGCGGTTTCTATTGCGATTGTATTGTTGATGCAGTCTGTTTGGTTCAGTGTCGTGGTCGAAAGTTTTTTAACTAAAAAATTACCAAACGCTAGGAAAATAGTATCAGTTATTATCGTTTTATTAGGAACTGTTTTAGCTACAAACCTTATCAATATGGAAATTGAGCTAGACTGGCATGGTATCTTCTGGGGATTATTGGCAGCAGCTTCTTATACGCTGACAATGTTTACATCTAATACCTTGGCTACCCATTTACCTGTTTTAAGGAAAAGTATTGTTATGCTTACGGGTGGTTCCATTGTAATATTTGCATTCTTATTTTTTGCTCAGATCGGACCCATGTATTCTGATGGTTTAAAATCTTTTTATTTAAATTTCACAGAAAATACACAACATATCCATTCTTTTAATTATTCAATTTTATGGACGTATGGTTTTGTATTGGCACTTTTTGGAACCGTTATTCCGCCGATTTTATTCAATATAGGTTTCCCAAATGCGGGATTAGGTTTGGGAAGCATTGTTTCGTCATTGGAACTTCCGGTTTCAGTAACAATGGCTTTTGTTTTGTTGGGCGAAAAAGTAGAATTGATTCAATGGCTGGGAATTATATTGATTCTTTTTGCTATCGTTTTAATGAATCTGCCTTCCAAAAAAGAACTAAAGGTTGTAGAAGTATCATAA
- a CDS encoding T9SS-dependent M36 family metallopeptidase, giving the protein MKKITLPLLFAAFAVLPSTLFGQDNEKLIKDYISQNKIREYKKSDLTNFIIDNVDNSKSLNGNVVKFQQTYNGFPVYSSVGTVLIKDNKVVYYTDNFVKNYFVSTPNTAVISETTALQKIAEDLQNQEINNLTILNHSEKSTNKAALAIQRLVYANDGNENLRLAYEYSFTEPKSVNYWNILVDANNGKIIEKNNLTLSCNFTHDPYSSDFTHDHFADNTHQLIGAENKVQQNFPFFLPDNASYNVFPLPIESASFGSRSVISNPWILNASPEGWHSNGTTHYTVTRGNNVFAYEDVAGTALTIPPDYLPGTPADGGATRNFNFPFNIDGLPAPNRNAAITNLFYLNNRIHDVFYQFGFTESARNFQDNNFGKGGVDDDYVYAEAQDGSGLNNANFGTPQDGFNPRMQMYLWLGSNRKLFYNAPSDAVARVVNAGVAQFGPALSAAGITGDVKLASNIDGCTALPAGEMTGKIGLIERGGGTNCGFAVKVKNAQNAGAIGTIIYNNTANGSTIGNMGGTDATITIPSILITNIEGEFIKTKLSANNVVNVDLRVDAKYDGSFDNGIVTHEYGHGISNRLTGDGYSCLNALPNQTNTTYSKEQMGEGWSDFFALMLTNKAGDNASVPRGMGTYVIGQGNTGDGIRPAKYSPNFTINGFTYGDTNGMEYNNGSAIVPDVHSIGFVWATMLWDLHWKYVEKYGYSSDVTANTTNGSSKVLQLITDALKLQACDPSFIEGRNAILAAELATTAGVDKCMIWNVFAKRGLGVNASAGAKMDINDQVEDFTVPAECNVLATNEVKAVKNTISIYPNPAKNEFFINFPSNTLGKVSVEIYDMSGKLVSSEDKISPDAKKAISTDKLVNGTYMVKIKGLGFDASSKVIVKK; this is encoded by the coding sequence TATAATGGGTTTCCGGTATACAGTTCTGTTGGAACAGTATTAATTAAAGACAATAAAGTAGTGTACTACACAGATAATTTTGTGAAGAATTACTTTGTTTCTACACCTAATACTGCTGTAATAAGTGAAACTACAGCACTTCAGAAAATTGCTGAAGATCTTCAAAATCAAGAAATTAATAACTTAACTATTCTGAATCACTCTGAAAAGAGTACAAACAAGGCTGCATTGGCGATCCAAAGATTGGTTTATGCTAACGACGGAAACGAAAATCTACGTTTAGCATATGAATACAGTTTTACTGAGCCTAAATCTGTAAATTATTGGAATATTTTAGTAGATGCAAATAATGGTAAAATTATTGAAAAAAATAATTTAACATTATCGTGTAATTTTACACATGATCCTTATTCTTCAGATTTTACACATGATCATTTTGCGGATAATACACATCAGTTAATCGGTGCAGAAAATAAAGTTCAACAGAATTTTCCTTTCTTTCTTCCGGATAATGCTTCCTATAATGTGTTTCCTTTGCCTATTGAGTCTGCCTCTTTTGGATCTAGATCAGTTATTTCAAATCCTTGGATACTTAATGCATCCCCAGAAGGATGGCATTCGAATGGTACAACTCATTATACAGTAACTAGAGGAAATAATGTTTTTGCTTATGAAGACGTTGCGGGAACAGCTTTAACGATACCTCCAGATTATTTGCCAGGAACACCAGCAGATGGAGGGGCAACAAGGAATTTCAATTTTCCTTTTAATATTGATGGACTACCTGCACCTAATAGAAATGCTGCTATTACAAATTTGTTTTATTTAAATAATAGAATTCATGATGTTTTTTATCAATTCGGATTTACAGAATCAGCGAGGAATTTTCAAGATAATAACTTTGGAAAAGGAGGTGTAGACGATGACTACGTGTACGCCGAAGCACAAGATGGAAGTGGTTTGAATAATGCCAATTTTGGAACCCCACAGGATGGTTTTAATCCTAGAATGCAGATGTACTTATGGTTAGGGTCGAATCGTAAACTATTTTATAATGCACCATCTGATGCGGTAGCAAGAGTTGTTAATGCTGGTGTTGCACAATTTGGACCTGCTTTAAGTGCTGCCGGAATAACCGGTGATGTAAAGCTTGCAAGTAATATAGACGGGTGTACTGCCTTGCCTGCAGGTGAAATGACAGGTAAGATTGGACTTATTGAGAGAGGAGGAGGCACTAACTGCGGTTTTGCTGTAAAAGTAAAAAATGCACAAAATGCAGGGGCTATTGGTACAATCATTTATAATAATACAGCAAATGGTTCTACTATTGGAAACATGGGAGGTACAGATGCTACGATCACAATCCCATCTATATTAATTACAAACATTGAAGGAGAATTTATTAAAACAAAACTATCTGCAAATAATGTTGTGAATGTTGATCTAAGAGTAGATGCAAAATATGATGGAAGTTTTGATAACGGTATTGTAACTCACGAATATGGTCATGGAATTTCTAACAGATTAACAGGAGATGGTTACAGTTGTTTAAATGCTTTACCAAATCAAACAAACACTACCTATTCTAAAGAACAAATGGGTGAAGGTTGGTCCGATTTTTTTGCTTTAATGTTAACAAATAAAGCGGGAGATAATGCATCAGTTCCAAGAGGTATGGGGACTTATGTAATAGGACAGGGAAATACAGGAGATGGTATAAGACCTGCTAAATATTCTCCTAATTTTACAATAAACGGTTTCACTTATGGTGATACTAACGGAATGGAATACAATAACGGAAGTGCTATTGTTCCGGATGTACATTCTATTGGTTTCGTTTGGGCAACAATGCTTTGGGATCTACACTGGAAGTATGTTGAGAAATATGGTTACTCTTCTGATGTAACTGCTAATACTACGAATGGTAGTTCAAAGGTTTTACAGTTAATTACTGATGCATTAAAACTTCAAGCTTGTGATCCTTCGTTTATTGAGGGAAGAAATGCAATCTTAGCTGCTGAATTAGCTACAACAGCTGGGGTAGACAAGTGTATGATTTGGAATGTTTTTGCAAAAAGAGGTTTAGGAGTGAATGCTTCTGCAGGAGCTAAAATGGATATCAATGATCAGGTAGAAGATTTTACGGTACCTGCTGAATGTAATGTGCTAGCAACGAACGAAGTGAAAGCTGTTAAAAATACAATTTCTATCTATCCGAATCCTGCTAAAAATGAATTCTTCATCAACTTCCCAAGCAATACTCTTGGTAAAGTAAGTGTTGAAATTTATGATATGTCCGGAAAATTAGTTTCTTCAGAAGATAAAATTTCTCCGGATGCTAAAAAAGCAATTTCTACAGATAAATTGGTAAACGGAACTTATATGGTGAAGATTAAAGGCCTTGGTTTTGATGCTTCTTCTAAAGTTATTGTTAAAAAATAA